Part of the Amphiura filiformis chromosome 9, Afil_fr2py, whole genome shotgun sequence genome is shown below.
aaaacatgtttttgtgaTTCTCACCAAAATCATTGTTTTTACATACAATCTGCATTTGTATTCAAGATTCCTGGACtcttttcctttccaaaaatgtgtacaagttACAACACTTTTAATGCATTTATGAGATTTGACAACCCCCTTAAAGGTGGGTGGTAGTACAGCCTAAAAATGGGCTGTTCCCACTGAAATCCAtggactttaatcttccacacaaggaatgtgaatttcaaacaggtttacctgaatggaaatgactccatttgaaatctaaaccctgtgtgggagattaaggtcatgtcttccatagggggtgtatggatttcaatgggaataGGCCAataccacagcagctgaaaggagtatcccatcatgcattgcagtatatctgcttgctccatagcaaatgtatacaaaatataaacaagagccacttagatattgagagctattgatagattcacaatactctatgggtgatattttttcaaacaaaagtctaagcttccctgatttaagagagtaattgaaagttgaagtgtgggattttgtgtacattttctatcgCACAATCAGTTCTAtgatggtaccgcaaagcataatgggatactccttcagctgctgtgggccAATACTGTTACATAATAAGAACTGATGAACATGTTTAGTCCAAGCCACTTCATTAGCGGGTGTGATGGCATCATTAGGTTGATGGAGCTCACAATCAACCCTTACATAAAGTATACAATTACACAAGGATACATATAAATATAAGAACATTAATTACATTtgcaataaaatatgaatgaatttgcaTTGACAGTTGTCTCAATAGTACCACAACACCACattggctattcctgttgaaatccataccccctaagGAAAAAACATGActttatcttccacaaaggggtgtgtgtatttcaaatggggttacctgaaagggtgactgcatttaaaatctacacccactgtgtgggagattaagatcatgtcttccatagggttgtatggatttcaactggaatagcgcattataTACACAACCTTTAAAGACATACATGCACCTATTGCAATCATAAATGAGGTACATATAACTTCTGATTAATATATATGATTATCTTGAACAAAAACATGGCTTTAAAACCACCaaagtttaataataataattacaatttacAGAGTGCACAATTTCATCTTGAGGTCCCAAAGACAATGAAAAAATATCTTACACTACAATATACCAAGATAAAAAAATACAAGCAACATAAATTATATAAACACAATAATTACAAAAATGCCTCAATGTTTTTATGAGAATCTTTGAGACATTACGTTTTTGGTGATTTCTTATATATATCAATGATGGGGACCAAATAGTGCATCTACCAGTATACTTCAGCATTGTCTAGAATGAATCAATTGATCAATATTTGGCACCTACTAAGGCAGGAATTATAGCTATACGGACAGCAGTCCTAAATATGTAGTCCAAAGATATGGGAAGCAAACACTGCTATTATTACTATTACTGCTAAATCATGGAACACTCAAAGCACCAATGTTAGTACAAAATGACATGAAACATGAAGATAGTTTGGTAACAAATCAATAAAGCTTTATACATGTTAACTGTACCTTAAGTTGctttgagtttggtagtgatgtcacttTGTGTTACAGACTGAAATGCACACATCCTTCTCGCAATCACAGCATGATATGGTCGCGTGTAAAGGTGACACAACTGGAATGCTCGCTCATATACAGAGACACaatttgacgtcactaccaaatgCACGGTGACACATGGTATATTTGTGCTACAAAGCTGACCCCTCCCTCCCCTTCCTAGTACATTCATAGGACTTATTAAAAATTATCTTTTGGTCTATGGTCTGAACCAAAATGGGTGAATATGATTGTCATTTCCCATGTGATTATCTCATTCAGATTGTGCAAGTATGCAATTCAATCACTAGCTGGACAATAGCCTGTGACGTCATGTACATAGCAAATCATAATATGATCAGAGCTAGTGGTGGTCTTCGACACCTGTCAAATGCCTTTTTCTAGCATGTACTGTCAAATATATTTAATACCCATAATTACCAAGTTGCGGATAGTGGTTTACAGAGATGTcacataaatctttaaaaaaaacatcaatgttttttttgtacaagtcttaaaataaaaaagaacagGAAAATTAAACCAGGCTACAATCTGAACAAAGTGGCATCTGTGTAATTAATTGATGAACCCACACACCAGCCTCATTGTCTACAAGTCTACCTTTAAAACGTCATTGAGACACTTGACTTATGTTATCCACCAAAACATCCTGATATTGAACAGCAAAGTGTCTCATCAGAAAAATCCAAGGCTTCTGTTCAATTCTTATCAAGTATACACTATCAACTAATTGAAGTGacttcagggccggatttaccatagggccagaatcgccagatgggcccgggcccagggccccccaaattgccctgtgcagtgtgcatcttccattttagctggaaaattgggccaaaatagcctacaaaaattgcaaaattttgcgctctttgcgcgcatttgtccttgttaagggtggtcttaaccctggaattatggaaacattcgggcttcataactgctaaattattagtctaaagaatataaaagtatacatttttagactggaaatgacttgctgaattcatctgtgaggtccaatttgggccaaaatgctcaaatcccaaaaacgggttttttggccctaaatttttcgtgcaacgaaacaaaataattgtttggcaaaaaattcttttttattaatttttaaaacctagataaaaatatctagggaccgttttttttatttttttgaattttgaccaacttcaccaaaaatatttgaaatttgggcgaaaatcaggctgcACATGCCTTCGTCACGGTgcgttgggggcctccaaattttggccaagcccaaggcccccaaaaaggtaaatctggccctgagtGACTTCACCTGTAACCTTTATAACTCACCTGTCTGCCCGGTAACTTAATCAAAAATCACCTGTTCAGTAACTTTGCAAGAGTTACCTATACCCAGTAACTTTTTATTTGTTACCTGTACCTATAACTGGCACATTTACACCTTGTAACTAAGTCCCTGCTCAGTTAAAATTACCAGCAACTTCTCAAAGTCATTTGCTCAGTAACTTTAATATCTTTTGAAAGTCACTTGCTTCATAAATTCTGTAAAAACACCATCTCcagtaacttctaaattgttataTGTTTATCAGCACAGTAACTCTCAGGTTTACTCTCCAATTTTGTGATGGTAAAACTTCGTAAAAAAGCTGTTGTGTGTCAAGTACTTGAACGGATAGCCAAATCATCCATAGTTCCGAAGAGAGAGCTGATTCCTATTTGTGATTCTCCCGTATTCGTCCGCTCTCTAAATCATCCAATAGTGTCACCTCTTCATCTTCAATAAGGTGGTTACCACCATTTCTATCTACATGGTTCAAGGATAAAAAAGTTGTGTTTTTTGTGCTACCATTCTTATCGTTTGACCTTGTAGTAGATGGCAAGTCTGTCCAACTGATGTTAACATCTTTAAATGCATGCAAGAGGAAGATGCCACTGATAATAGTTCCAAATCCGGCTAGAGTACCTAGAACATCTTGTGTGTTCATACGCATCCATTCTTGAAATAGAATACATGACGCAAGTATAACGCTACTTGTGAAGAACACATAATATATAGGAGTGACTACCGAAGTATTAAACATATCTAGTGCTTTATTTAAGTAGTTCATTTGTGTAGTGATAAACACTattaaacaaaatatgcaaatccatGTAAGTATATTTTGAGCAGCTGGTTTGCCTTCAAAGAACTCCTTGACTGCAATTCCAAGTCCTTTGCATGCCATGACAGATAGGGAGCCAATTACAGAGCATATTGTTATGTAGATTAGTATGTTTGTCTGTCCGTAACGAGGAGCATAGTAGCATATCAGTAACATTGCCATGATGAGCACTAGAACTCCATAAGTAATGAAAGCTGTgggcaaaaaagaaagaaattcttcaattaaacaAGTTTGCTCAATTTGTACACTAAAAGAGTACATACAACTCAACACAGCTGCTGCGAAAATACAAATGCACATTACACAAATTACACACCAGATGGATAAGGGAAAGTCACAGCCAAGTATGAAAGAGAGCCTAATGAATGAGTCACATATATGACCATCAATTGATCCTGAGGGCGTCATCAGCTTgcgatgacgtcataccatccaacaaaggatcaattggcagacaccattgagaaaggcaacagacttGATTGGCGAAACTACatggaaaatgtgatttttttcttggaattatactatgaaaactttgaaatctgatcatgttattcctgatgaatctcttcaacaAATATTATACCATATTCCAATGTCACTTCATTCTTTTGTTTGATTCTGGTTTAAATTTCCTAATATCTTTGTTAAATTGCTCCAAAGTTCAATTCAAACAATTATTCAAATATAAAGGCCTGCTATATTTCTATAAATCTTGTTCTTGTCTGGACCTTGCCAGACCAAGTGGACAAAGGTCTTTGAAAAGACTAACCACACATACATACTTACCAGGATCTTGTAGTCTTCTTCCCAGCTCTTCCAAAGAATTACATGTTTCTTCTTCTGGTGCATGTACCACCATGACTATTGATCCTAGTATACATAGACAGCACCCTATCTTTCCTAGAAGGTTGAGAGCTTCGTTGATGAAGTAGGATGACATGACAGccctaaaatacaaaattatatgtgTACAATGTAACTACTATGTCCATATATCTACCTCAAGTcatcggcactagctttgaagttaaATGTGTTCTGCATTAGCTTAAATGTGTTCTGCATTAGCTTAGCATTACTTGGTgtatgtacatacttttatgcaTGTGATGAACTCTTGCCTGCTGTGTAATAAAGAGGCTGAAACCAGAGAGCACTTTCTTGTCTGCTGCACAGCCCTTCACAAACAGAGAGACCCCTTTGTCAAGCAGCTGAAAGCTCAATGCGAAAGTCTGTATCCGGGTAGCTGGACACTAACTGCTGAATCTAACACAGCACTTACTCAACTCATTCTCGATCCAACCCGCTTTGCCTGCTATCCCAACCTGCATGCTCACACTGAACCCATCTCAAGACTACTTGTGTACAGACTTCATGTCACAAGATCTGCTATCATCGCTGCTCTGCCTACCTAATGACTTTGTGAAATCCCTAATTATGACATTTAACTGCAAATAAGGACTTGTATATAATATGACTTTTTACAGAATTGATTTTCTGGTGCTCCTAATGCAAAGGAGGGAATTacgtcaaccaaccaaccatgcCGCATATatacacgcaagaaaccacgcCAAGCCAATGcaacacacgctgaacttcaaagctagtgctggtgacttgaggtagatatacagactataaaaGGAAATATTTATCAGTTCACAAGTAGCAAATTACATTCTCTGGCAGGCAGGGAAGAACAGCACTTGTTCACACTTTGCGAGCATGCAGAGCGtgaacacggaagtggggttctgtttggctgattcaatcgtctgccaatcataacaacaaactgataatctgattggctgattacgtGTCAAAGTGTTGGTCGGCGCAGAACGGCACTCTTGAAGGAAACACAAAGCGCCGCATATGTCGTTCATTACCAGAGCGCTAGCTCAATCAGAGCAAAACACTGCtgtacttctctggaagctagtgtactTTAATTTATGACATCTACAGGAATAATGACATTATGAACAAGTGGGGGTGTGTGCTTGTGTGTTTTTATCAACACTGATGCACAAGGATAAACACATTAGAAATCTGTGGGTATCAGCTGACACACAGGAACCGCTGGCATCCATAGTTCCTGGATTACAAACCACAACCCTCTGGGTGATGTTACTACATTAAAGATGGCATTACTGAAACGGTCTTAAAAAGTATTTCATTTTTGTTCATAATACTATAGATGATTACTCACGCAACAAGGACACTAAGTGCTCCTAGAGGGGTCACCAACGTTGCTGGCGCAAATGCATAAGCAAGGAAGTTGCAGAATTCACCAAACGCCACTGGaatagaaataaaaaaattacaatcATGAAGTAGGCATAAAATAACCTTTTTGCCTCTTACTGCAGGATATACTGATGTGACTTTAATATGAAACACTCCAAGTTACTCCACAGAGGCCTGGGTCAAATAATATGACCTGTGTGTTCTGAACCAAGATCTAATATTCACTCAAAATGTCTCAATTTCAGATCTGATTGGGGTGATTTTGCCTGAGCTTAcggcaaaaaaaaaagcaaagccATAGCATAGTTATTGAAGGCCTATGATATGCTTACGCTAGACTAATATTGTTCTCAATTTTCACTACAAGACTCCCAAGTCATCTTCAGATTCAAACCTGTGCATGTTAATTCTATGGACATTTAATCATGGTACTTAGAAGATATTTGGAACTGTGGAAAATTTGTCCTGATAAtagttttcttatttttttttttttttaattttctgtagTCTATATTACATTTAAATTAGAGCCATCCAACCCTTTAGTTTACTGGCCAATTGTTTTTGTCATAATAGTAATTGATACTCATCCTTGTAAGTTGAGCTACATGTGCCAAATCTATCATGTATTGAATCTATTACTTACATAGTAGAAAACCAGCCCACCATAACCATTCTCTGAGGTAACCAAACCCTCCATCACCTGGTAAAAAAAACCACATAACAATATAGATGAACTACCCGACATGATTAAAAGAACTTTCACTGTGCTATAGAAGTTTCATGGTTCATGGTACAGTTGTTCTTATGAAGGCTGGAATATACGGTCAAGCTCTTGGGAACCCACTCGTCCGCAAGGTACACAGGTCTGAATTTCTGGTATGGGATACCTGAAAGTCaatattaaaaatgtttataAGCCTTGCTCTGGCACAGAGTTGGTGTGCAAAGTTCAATGGCACCAATGCATTCATAAACTGTCGCTTGCATTGCATACTGTCATTTCTGATGAAATAAAGTTTCTTAGAAAATCACGATTGAAATTCTTTTGCAATACATTTTTGTCAAGTATGTTGCTTTGTACATGTTGACATATTTCATAAAAGAAAAGACTTCAAATTTTGTTATGGAGtgatattttataatttatatccCGTTTCCATCTTTCAACAACAACAGTACcaattacaacaacaacaaaacaacatgaACATTTTTTACCGATGTTATTTCCATGCCAGACCGAAAACATTTTCTGTACCTGCTCTTGTAGAATGCGTCGACAATTTAATCAAGGCTTTCTTCTTCACTATAAAACTGGACCCTATGAATATACTGGAGCTAACTGCTAGCGTAAGACCAATGTAGAAGTCCCTAGTCTCTGCAGGACCTGCCTTGGGGGACATGGTGGTGGTGTGGTTCCCTGCTGCTGTGGAAGTAGATGTGCCCCCTGACAAAGCTGTGTTGAAGTTGGTCCACTCAGTGACAGTTATTAAATCTAATTCTATAAAAGAAAATGAGAGAAAATACATGATTAGGTgaatatgtttttgttttaatatccATCTTGGTGTTAGGCTTGGTTATACTCACAGTTTGAAACTATTACCTTTTGGTTTCTTAATAAGCTTTATTTCAACACCAGAAGCAGTGTAAGCAGCTAATTGTATTGTGTTCTTATCACAGTGACAATATTATATAATGAGTTTTAAACAAGCATGCTAGAGTGAATAGGTTCTAATTAATGATGCTAATTAAAAGGTTATTATGTTCAATAAAGAATATGTGTCATTATTAGCCTTTCTGTGACCATAGTTAGCTTTAATATGAATAAATAATTTCAAGTTAATTTGGGTCAATAATTAAGGAGCCCTTTGTGTTcctgttaccttggtaacatctGACGTCTTATTTCAAGACCAATTAGCAGTTGACCAAAAAAACACACCCAATAATTCTGACATTTTATTTGCAAAAAGTAGTCTAGTTGCATAATGCCTACTACATAAGTTTATTGCACTCATTGATTTTTATGTTATGTGACTAAAATGAAATGAACACTATCCAATACTCTCAACTACACCATGACGAAACATAATTAAGGTACATACATCCTGGGCACCGTTCAGTGACATTCATTTAACATCAtttccaatattttttaaatatcagattcattcattaaattttttctgacctatttttacattttatgaGAAGGCCTATATTTATAATTTGGTGTTTATAGTTTTATTCCCATTATATGCTCATAAATTGAAAGCAGGCAGTTATTCATTCTTTTTCAGATCCCTTTCATAATTTGTTGCCAGCTGGCATGACAACTTTAATAATGTCATACTAGAATGGCTTCCTCAAACAAGACAAAGGGGCTCATTCATGTATCTTTTAGTGACAAATGCATTCTGGATATActcttggtttttttttacaatagaGCTACACAGATgtatacacaaaattaaaaaaataaataaaattactaAGTTTCATTCTAAGCTTTTTacttaatatttttaacattgattcTTTgggtatttattttttaataatattaaaatatctccAGTATATGTTGGAGTATAATAATGGTCAGCAAAAATGCACTGAACACAGTATAGGTGGCAATTTTCTTGAGTTTcatacagggtcttagctaggatttaaaaagtgcccatcattttcaccaaatctgcctgtccaaaatttgaccctgaaaacataaaccagttGGTTCAACTAGCTATTGCTATAGTCAAGATTTATTAgtttggtcttgttttgagttcacacaACTTATTCAAGCATCATTATTAGAATTAAGCATATTGTCACAGGCAACCATCTTGCCAGTCGCGGGAACAAACTTCCCATCCAAAATGACACATGTACAGGTGACTAGCTATTAACACCTTGGTTTCAGAATTTGTTCCCAAACATGTAATGCCAGCATATGAGTTGACAAGGATCCTAATGTGTAACTTCTATGATGCATATTAGTCTGGTGCCGAAACCCCAAATATCGACTTAAcccaaaagtagcgtccgcacaatgtttttttgttgtttctttatcgtcaagacctactgattcagaaactgactgatgccacctcagcacccttgggcatttcgagatatccaagatggccgccaatatgGCTATCATCacatataaatagccatatatcAGCTATATAAGCAGGTATGGTGATGATTTTGGCGTCTTTGAGTAGGTTTTAGGTGTGAACGAATTCATATCTGTCCTTATATAAACCACTGAAGTCTTCTTTCacattgaaatccaatatggccgccaaaatggctgacACCGCATAATAAATAGCTACGTATCAGCTATTCAAACTGGTATGGAAATGATGTTAGTGTCTTTCAATATGTTTTAGGGGTCAATGAATCCATATCTGTCCTTATATAAACCACTGAATTCTTCATTCACattaaaatccaatatggccgccaaaatggccgtcaCCACTACATATAAATAGCTATAACCAGCTATCTAAGCAGGTATGATGCTGATGTTAATGCCTTTAAATAGGTCATAGGGGTCAATGAGTTCATATTTGGCACATAATTGTCCTTATTGAAAACATTGTCTTTATTCACTTTGGAATCCAAGGAGGCTGCCATTTTACATGAATTGCTACATCTGAGTGTAAAACAATGATATAAACTGCTTTAATTATGTTGAATGGGAAGATGTGGTCACTTATTCATCAGATTTGATATCATAATCCTCATGATCACTTTGCTCAGCTACAGTTTTTGTCCATCTGACAACTATAACCTATAACATATCATCATGTGTATTTTTTTAAGGTGCTGGTTGCACCACATCTGGCAATGTCACTTGTTTGGTTCATCTTTCAGCCAACCCAACTAACATCGATCAGGTGGATCCTGGTTTAACACTGGCTCTAGATGCTAACTTGCAAATACACTTGTTTTACATTTTCAGCAAATGCCCCTGTTGTTGGTGCTTGGTTCCAAGGTTTCAACTTAGGCGTGGTTGTCACTTTCCgttttgtaatttttaacaaCCAAGTGCTGTACCCGGGGTGCTGTAGTACCAAATAGCTCACATTGTCCCAGTTGAATGCTTGCATCGCATGCTGCATCAAAGGTGGTAACCTCTGCAATTATGTCATCCACGGCTTGCTCCATATCACCCAACTTCTAACTTATGGCCATTTTGAAGCACTTTGATAACACCTGCCTTTCCAACTCCCCAACGATATGCCACAATGTCACAGCCAGGGAGGATATGAGCAACCAGAAGTTGTGGTACAATGTCTACATGCTTCTTTGCGATCGATGTATAATACTTTAATGTTTGTACGCTTGGAACTAATACCTTCCATAGAAAGGTTACAGGTAGTAATATACCTTCCATAGAAAGGTTATGTGGGCAACATGTGTCATCACACATGACTCTGATATTCTCAATCCCTTGGTTGGCAATAAAGACAACCTGCTGGGTCATAGTAACATCAGCTTCGCATGGTTCGTTTTCATTATAGTCAGTCCTTTGGATCACAATACCCAAATTGACTTCTTGTGGAACAGTCACAACACATCAATGAGCTACAGTGTTTGTTTGCTGAAGATCTTTCACACGATCCCAGAGCTGTTGACAAATGATGTCGATGATCTGAACATTGTTCTTAGTGCCATTAAGTGTGACTTGATTTTGTAGCAGGGAGCTATGAAGGCCAAGCTGATGTTGAATAATGGTTTGTTATTCAGCACAATTGCTAAATGCTCATAAAATGCTTGCCACTGCAATGCAGTATTGTATGCATCAAGATATCAGCTTGTGTACACTGTTTTGTCAAATTTCTTTCTCCTAAATATATTGCCGAAACCTAAAATATCGTCTTAATCCACACAATGCTTTTTTGTTGTATAGTGTGAAAACAAACATACTGTAACACGTCGACTT
Proteins encoded:
- the LOC140161112 gene encoding magnesium transporter NIPA2-like — protein: MSPKAGPAETRDFYIGLTLAVSSSIFIGSSFIVKKKALIKLSTHSTRAGDGGFGYLREWLWWAGFLLLAFGEFCNFLAYAFAPATLVTPLGALSVLVAAVMSSYFINEALNLLGKIGCCLCILGSIVMVVHAPEEETCNSLEELGRRLQDPAFITYGVLVLIMAMLLICYYAPRYGQTNILIYITICSVIGSLSVMACKGLGIAVKEFFEGKPAAQNILTWICIFCLIVFITTQMNYLNKALDMFNTSVVTPIYYVFFTSSVILASCILFQEWMRMNTQDVLGTLAGFGTIISGIFLLHAFKDVNISWTDLPSTTRSNDKNGSTKNTTFLSLNHVDRNGGNHLIEDEEVTLLDDLESGRIRENHK